The Mesotoga infera region ATATCTAGCGCGCCGGTATTGCAGGCCTGAGAGAAATCCGTTCTTACATTTCCCGTCAAGCGGTACACAAGATAATCGACCGTGTTGAGAATCTTCCATGTCCTGTCGAAGCCCTCATGATTCTCTCTCTTGAAGGCCATCATCTTGAAGAGAGAGTATTGTTCAGGAACCTGCCCCGCACCGGTCATGGAGTAAAACTCCTCTTCAGGAACTGACTCCATGAATTTTGAGACTTCTTCTCTTGAACTGAGATCGGCGTAGATCGGCACTGCTTCTAAAATCGATTCCCCATCAGCCGAGAGAGGAACCATGCTTGGAGAATGCCCGCTGCAGGCAACCGCTGCGATTTCGTGAGGATCTATCCCGCGTTTTCCAAGGATGTTCTC contains the following coding sequences:
- a CDS encoding pentose kinase, with amino-acid sequence MIPVGRARYFLTHDLGTTADKACIFDDKLNLIASEVMDYKTYYPKDGKAVQRPEDWWSVFCRTTENILGKRGIDPHEIAAVACSGHSPSMVPLSADGESILEAVPIYADLSSREEVSKFMESVPEEEFYSMTGAGQVPEQYSLFKMMAFKRENHEGFDRTWKILNTVDYLVYRLTGNVRTDFSQACNTGALD